Proteins co-encoded in one Pyxidicoccus xibeiensis genomic window:
- a CDS encoding PaaI family thioesterase, giving the protein MLALELVERLRQVSPAAANALMTVAVKNIIPLSAVMGFKVEEASDARTRASVPLKRRTRNHVGGVYLGVQATVAELTMGLWLFRRFPPGRYNVLVDKVELTFHAKAKGGARAICEPPAEVFTSLDAALRQKGDKAREWLPVRLEDFEGKHIADARFLAVLKKF; this is encoded by the coding sequence ATGCTCGCGCTCGAGCTCGTGGAACGGCTGCGCCAGGTGTCCCCGGCGGCGGCGAATGCGCTGATGACGGTGGCGGTGAAGAACATCATCCCGCTGTCGGCGGTGATGGGCTTCAAGGTGGAGGAGGCGTCGGACGCGAGGACGCGGGCGTCCGTGCCGCTCAAGCGGCGCACGCGCAACCACGTGGGCGGCGTGTACCTGGGCGTGCAGGCGACGGTGGCGGAGCTGACGATGGGGCTGTGGCTCTTCCGCCGCTTCCCGCCGGGCCGCTACAACGTGCTGGTGGACAAGGTGGAGCTGACCTTCCACGCGAAGGCGAAGGGCGGCGCGCGCGCCATCTGCGAGCCCCCCGCCGAGGTCTTCACGTCGCTGGACGCCGCCCTCCGTCAGAAGGGCGACAAGGCCCGGGAGTGGTTGCCGGTGCGGCTGGAGGACTTCGAGGGGAAGCACATCGCCGACGCGCGCTTCCTCGCGGTGCTGAAGAAGTTCTAG
- a CDS encoding flavin monoamine oxidase family protein — translation MGASTVDVVIVGAGVAGLTAARALARTGASVAVLEARERVGGRTLTQPLGGEPVDLGGQWVGPHQRHVLRLADELGLKRFPQHHQGTKVLEVRGERRTYRGQVPSLPLLSLLDLQRTIWKLDGLAKRVPRERPDAAPRAAEWDALTLEEWKQRNVPTWGARAALDIATRAVFAAEPSELSFLHFLFYLHSNAGLMPLTTIEGGAQAERFVGGAQTLSLRMAAELGARVHLATPVRAVLQDAAGVTVTAEDGRVWRARYAVVAVPPPLAERLDFGATLPAARRRAHADLPMGSVIKVVATYDRPFWRESGFSGEAVSDTGPVRLCFDDCTADGHHPALVGFFLGDTARAWTGKPASERRTAALECFARFFGPRALKPLAIVDLDWIAEPWSRGCYVGLPRPGALTAIGDALRAPFGRVHWAGTETALEGCGYIDGAVESGERAATELSARLAAPPVRSTG, via the coding sequence ATGGGCGCGAGCACAGTGGATGTCGTCATCGTGGGTGCGGGGGTGGCCGGGCTCACCGCCGCGCGCGCCCTGGCGCGGACCGGGGCCTCCGTGGCCGTGCTGGAGGCCCGCGAGCGCGTGGGCGGACGCACCCTCACGCAGCCCCTGGGCGGCGAGCCGGTGGACCTCGGCGGGCAGTGGGTGGGCCCGCACCAGCGGCACGTGCTGCGCCTCGCGGACGAGCTGGGCCTCAAGCGCTTCCCCCAGCATCACCAGGGCACCAAGGTGCTCGAGGTGCGCGGGGAGCGCCGCACCTATCGCGGGCAGGTGCCGTCGCTGCCGCTGCTGTCGCTGCTGGACCTCCAGCGCACCATCTGGAAGCTGGATGGCCTGGCGAAGCGCGTCCCCCGGGAGCGGCCGGACGCCGCGCCGCGCGCCGCCGAGTGGGACGCCCTCACGCTGGAGGAGTGGAAGCAGCGCAACGTGCCCACCTGGGGCGCCCGCGCCGCGCTGGACATCGCCACCCGCGCCGTCTTCGCCGCCGAGCCCTCCGAGCTGTCCTTCCTCCACTTCCTCTTCTACCTCCACTCCAACGCCGGCCTGATGCCCCTCACCACCATCGAAGGTGGCGCCCAGGCCGAGCGCTTCGTCGGCGGCGCCCAGACGCTCAGCCTCCGCATGGCCGCGGAGCTGGGCGCCCGCGTGCACCTCGCCACGCCCGTGCGCGCGGTGCTGCAGGATGCCGCCGGCGTCACCGTCACCGCGGAGGACGGCCGGGTCTGGCGCGCGCGCTACGCCGTGGTGGCCGTGCCGCCCCCGCTTGCCGAGCGCCTCGACTTCGGCGCCACCCTCCCCGCCGCCCGCCGCCGCGCCCATGCCGACCTGCCCATGGGCAGCGTCATCAAGGTGGTGGCCACGTATGACCGGCCCTTCTGGCGCGAATCGGGCTTCTCCGGCGAGGCCGTGAGCGACACCGGCCCCGTGCGCCTGTGCTTCGACGACTGCACGGCCGACGGCCACCATCCCGCCCTCGTGGGCTTCTTCCTCGGCGACACGGCCCGCGCCTGGACGGGGAAGCCCGCCTCGGAGCGCCGCACGGCCGCGCTGGAGTGCTTCGCGCGCTTCTTCGGCCCCCGGGCCCTGAAGCCCCTCGCCATCGTGGACCTGGACTGGATTGCCGAGCCCTGGAGCCGGGGCTGCTACGTGGGCCTGCCCCGCCCCGGCGCCCTCACCGCCATCGGCGACGCGCTGCGGGCCCCGTTCGGCCGTGTCCACTGGGCCGGCACGGAGACCGCCCTGGAGGGCTGCGGCTATATCGACGGCGCCGTGGAGTCCGGCGAGCGAGCGGCCACGGAGCTGTCCGCGCGGCTGGCCGCGCCACCTGTCCGCTCCACCGGGTGA
- the dps gene encoding DNA starvation/stationary phase protection protein Dps, with translation MNFPSHVNLPADAREELIDSLNTLLADAIDLHWQIKQAHWNIRGRHFYSRHELFDELAKHARKQADEFAERAGTLGGYAEGTIRLAAKNSELPEYDLNAVDGDAHLKVLVERFARYGASIRNGIHRSEELNDPVTADLLTQSLGEVELDLWFLESHLHGDVRAGVRRGGDAGIGDDTSVRPPNA, from the coding sequence ATGAACTTTCCGAGCCACGTGAATCTCCCCGCCGACGCCCGCGAGGAGCTCATCGATTCCCTCAACACGCTGCTGGCGGATGCCATCGACCTGCACTGGCAGATAAAGCAAGCGCACTGGAACATCCGCGGCAGGCACTTCTACAGCCGCCATGAGCTGTTCGACGAGCTGGCCAAGCATGCGCGCAAGCAGGCCGACGAGTTCGCCGAGCGCGCGGGCACCCTGGGCGGCTACGCCGAGGGCACCATCCGCCTGGCGGCCAAGAACAGCGAGCTGCCCGAGTACGACCTGAACGCGGTGGACGGCGACGCGCACCTGAAGGTCCTGGTGGAGCGCTTCGCCCGCTACGGGGCCAGCATCCGCAACGGCATCCACCGCTCCGAGGAGCTGAACGACCCCGTCACGGCCGACCTGCTCACGCAGTCGCTGGGCGAGGTGGAGCTGGACCTGTGGTTCCTGGAGAGCCACCTGCACGGCGACGTGCGCGCCGGCGTGCGCCGCGGCGGGGACGCTGGCATCGGGGACGACACCTCGGTGCGCCCTCCCAACGCCTGA
- a CDS encoding SDR family oxidoreductase: MTSQTRLDGKVCLITGASGGIGLEAAKALARLGATVVLVGRDAGRTEAAVSAVRAAAPEAKVEWLRADLTSLQSVRELAAAFRARYSRLDVLLNNAGLIIDRREVTEDGLEATMATNHFAPFLLTNLLLDLLKASAPSRIINVSSDAHLAGKLDFEDLQSERGYFGFRVYGTSKLANILFTRALAKRLEGTGVTVNALHPGMVRTGFGHNTKGFFRHVVKLGSPFMITAEQGARTSVYLASSPEVQSVSGQYFYKRRPKKPSSAARNDALAERLWQVSAQLTGVQT; encoded by the coding sequence TTGACTTCACAGACACGGCTGGACGGGAAGGTGTGCCTCATCACCGGCGCTTCTGGCGGCATCGGCCTGGAGGCGGCCAAGGCGCTCGCGCGCCTGGGCGCCACCGTGGTGCTGGTGGGACGGGATGCGGGCCGCACGGAGGCAGCGGTCAGCGCGGTGCGCGCCGCGGCCCCCGAGGCGAAGGTGGAGTGGCTGCGCGCCGACCTCACGTCGCTCCAGTCCGTGCGCGAGCTGGCCGCCGCCTTCCGCGCGCGCTACTCGCGGCTGGACGTGCTGCTGAACAACGCCGGCCTCATCATCGACCGGCGCGAGGTGACGGAGGACGGCCTGGAGGCCACCATGGCCACCAACCACTTCGCGCCCTTCCTGCTGACCAACCTCCTGCTGGATCTGCTGAAGGCGAGCGCGCCCTCGCGCATCATCAACGTGTCGTCCGACGCCCACCTCGCCGGGAAGCTCGACTTCGAGGACCTGCAGAGCGAGCGCGGCTACTTCGGCTTCCGCGTCTACGGCACCTCCAAGCTGGCCAACATCCTGTTCACCCGCGCCCTGGCGAAGCGGCTGGAGGGCACCGGGGTGACGGTGAATGCCCTGCACCCGGGCATGGTGCGCACGGGCTTCGGCCACAACACGAAGGGCTTCTTCCGCCACGTCGTGAAGCTGGGCTCCCCGTTCATGATTACGGCGGAGCAGGGCGCGCGGACGTCCGTCTACCTCGCGTCCTCCCCCGAAGTGCAGTCGGTGTCAGGGCAGTACTTCTACAAACGCCGTCCGAAGAAGCCGTCATCCGCGGCTCGGAATGACGCCCTCGCGGAGCGGCTCTGGCAGGTGAGCGCGCAGCTCACGGGAGTGCAGACATGA
- a CDS encoding glutathione S-transferase family protein has product MIDLYTFATPNGRKVSIALEEMELPYTVKVVDITKGDQFKPDYLTINPNNKIPAIVDHEPVDHRPLTVFESGAILLYLAEKTGKLMPSSPRGKTEVTQWLMFQMGGLGPMFGQLGYFTRFSKAYVPHAIERYTNESKRILGVLDGQLGKGDFVAGKFSIADCAIYPWLVGTREYNPDLFRGLRYVPQYLERVGSRPGVQRGMKVPDLSKR; this is encoded by the coding sequence ATGATTGACCTGTACACGTTCGCGACGCCCAACGGGCGCAAGGTGTCCATCGCGCTGGAGGAAATGGAGCTGCCCTACACCGTCAAGGTGGTGGACATCACCAAGGGCGACCAGTTCAAGCCCGACTACCTGACCATCAACCCGAACAACAAGATTCCGGCCATCGTCGACCATGAGCCGGTGGACCACCGGCCGCTGACCGTCTTCGAGTCGGGCGCCATCCTGCTCTACCTCGCGGAGAAGACGGGCAAGCTCATGCCCTCCAGTCCGCGCGGCAAGACGGAGGTGACGCAGTGGCTGATGTTCCAGATGGGCGGCCTGGGGCCCATGTTCGGGCAGCTCGGCTACTTCACCCGCTTCAGCAAGGCCTACGTCCCCCACGCCATCGAGCGCTACACCAACGAGTCCAAGCGCATCCTCGGGGTGCTGGACGGGCAGCTGGGCAAGGGTGACTTCGTCGCGGGCAAGTTCTCCATCGCGGACTGTGCCATCTACCCGTGGCTGGTCGGCACGCGGGAGTACAACCCGGACCTCTTCCGGGGCCTGCGCTACGTGCCCCAGTACCTGGAGCGCGTAGGCAGCCGTCCTGGCGTGCAGCGCGGCATGAAGGTGCCGGACCTGTCGAAGCGCTAG
- a CDS encoding inorganic diphosphatase has protein sequence MATDLTRLPLRGQQGAFHVVVESPRGSTVKLKYDTALKAFSISRPLTRGLRYPFDWGFIPSTLGPDGDPLDAMVYWDDTTWPGVVLPSRALGVLQVDQKKRNGKPGERERNDRILAVPVSSTRAEHLQTYQQLSKRERDELEHFFLAAVHFADKDARILGWEGPEGAERMLRQYALSEA, from the coding sequence ATGGCGACCGACCTCACCCGCCTGCCCCTGCGCGGGCAACAAGGCGCCTTCCACGTGGTCGTCGAGTCTCCTCGGGGCTCGACGGTGAAGCTCAAGTACGACACGGCGCTGAAGGCCTTCTCCATCTCCCGGCCGTTGACTCGCGGGCTGCGCTACCCGTTCGACTGGGGCTTCATTCCCTCCACGCTGGGGCCGGACGGGGACCCGCTGGACGCCATGGTGTACTGGGACGACACGACCTGGCCCGGCGTGGTGCTGCCGAGCCGGGCGCTCGGCGTGCTCCAGGTGGACCAGAAGAAGCGCAACGGCAAGCCGGGCGAGCGCGAGCGCAATGACCGCATCCTGGCCGTGCCGGTGTCCTCCACCCGTGCCGAGCATCTGCAGACCTATCAACAACTGTCCAAGCGTGAGCGGGACGAGCTGGAGCACTTCTTCCTCGCGGCGGTGCACTTCGCGGACAAGGACGCGCGCATCCTCGGCTGGGAGGGCCCGGAGGGCGCGGAGCGGATGCTACGGCAGTACGCGCTCTCGGAGGCATAG
- a CDS encoding CHAD domain-containing protein, with product MAQPTPIRGLGPDSRLGEAARRILAGRLADVRKPEAGFEEGVDDESVHDMRVATRRLRAALQVFRPLGGLKKLEREVKRIQDALGGVRDLHVQAAWLEGTGRKAVKKPEAREGIAALRKARLAELEGQETRLRAELERWVDRTVPRLLRKVDSLEGGRRFGGRRVREHLRQRLRRVQQRMETYVDAPDAASAHELRKDLKKLRYELEIFQPTFRRTVGALLEVLVPLQDGLGELHDADVRLELFERLAAEAKPRERKAARALLPLIREERAKRAAEIARELQRWHAEEIPKRLRRMFA from the coding sequence ATGGCCCAGCCGACGCCCATCCGAGGACTGGGTCCGGACAGCAGGCTGGGAGAGGCGGCGCGACGCATCCTCGCGGGGCGGCTCGCGGACGTGCGCAAGCCGGAGGCTGGCTTCGAGGAGGGCGTGGACGACGAGTCCGTCCACGACATGCGCGTGGCCACGCGGCGCCTGCGCGCGGCGCTCCAGGTGTTCCGCCCGTTGGGAGGCTTGAAGAAGCTGGAGCGCGAGGTGAAGCGCATCCAGGACGCGCTCGGCGGCGTGCGGGACTTGCACGTGCAGGCGGCGTGGCTGGAGGGCACGGGGCGCAAGGCGGTGAAGAAGCCCGAGGCGCGAGAGGGCATCGCGGCGCTGCGCAAGGCGCGGCTGGCGGAGCTGGAGGGCCAGGAGACGCGGCTTCGTGCCGAGCTGGAGCGCTGGGTGGACCGGACGGTGCCCCGGCTGCTGCGGAAGGTGGACTCGCTGGAGGGTGGGCGCCGCTTCGGGGGCCGCCGCGTGCGAGAGCACCTGCGTCAGCGGCTGCGCCGGGTGCAGCAACGGATGGAGACCTATGTGGATGCGCCGGACGCGGCCTCGGCGCACGAGCTGCGGAAGGACCTGAAGAAGCTGCGGTACGAGCTCGAAATCTTCCAGCCCACGTTCCGCCGCACGGTGGGCGCGCTGCTGGAGGTGCTCGTGCCGCTCCAGGACGGACTGGGCGAGCTGCACGACGCGGACGTGAGGCTGGAGCTGTTCGAGCGGCTGGCGGCGGAGGCGAAGCCCCGCGAGCGCAAGGCGGCGCGGGCGCTGCTGCCCCTCATCCGTGAGGAGCGTGCGAAGCGGGCGGCGGAGATTGCTCGGGAACTCCAGCGCTGGCACGCGGAGGAGATTCCGAAGCGCCTGCGCCGGATGTTCGCGTGA
- a CDS encoding AAA family ATPase has product MVKLKRLKIEKFRNVAPGTELRFRDSMNVLLGKNGTGKTTLLNLIVSLLRWDFSSLLNEPFALEYELLTPRNSTTVRLRNEPRPAFSGLSHDSQLSTQELLAGALLPAGDDYESAGEIVLASSNLEAEYTIKFSGSKLSLRGKKLHLGSIDLARPIAAGEAWINIAAALFQIKQQNKLDAPLISIFLDSATSMSPPSLQRFDESLDYLYSTTGDERAFLAARAFSQDAQDSFDVAPRNGGPRAVHQEIQRQLQKTSDVDEVRVQSSDAGAEFLGKAVQLLGFESAKLRIQRTARQTEPSERIYFGNIRFDFTRRDRSVINHLLLSYGQKRLLAFYYYLACNPATVVADELVNGMHHEWIEACMEELGGRQSFLTSQNPLLLDYLGFESADEVLSSFVLCRAEPQGERDQLRWENMTPEDAQGFFAAYQVGIQHVSEILRTRGLW; this is encoded by the coding sequence ATGGTGAAGCTGAAGCGACTCAAGATCGAGAAGTTCCGGAACGTGGCCCCGGGGACGGAGCTGCGCTTCCGCGACTCGATGAACGTGTTGCTGGGCAAGAACGGCACTGGAAAGACCACGCTGCTGAACCTGATCGTCTCGCTGCTGCGCTGGGACTTCTCCTCGCTGCTCAATGAGCCGTTCGCACTCGAGTATGAACTGTTGACGCCGAGGAACAGCACGACGGTTCGGCTGCGCAATGAGCCTCGCCCTGCGTTCTCGGGGCTCTCTCACGATAGTCAGCTTTCCACTCAGGAGCTTCTAGCCGGAGCGCTTCTTCCCGCAGGAGACGACTATGAGAGCGCAGGGGAAATCGTACTGGCCAGCAGCAATCTCGAAGCCGAGTACACCATCAAGTTTTCCGGCTCGAAGCTGTCTCTGCGAGGCAAGAAGCTGCACCTCGGATCCATCGATCTCGCTAGGCCCATCGCCGCTGGAGAAGCCTGGATCAACATCGCTGCTGCACTGTTTCAGATTAAGCAACAGAACAAGCTTGATGCTCCGCTGATTTCCATCTTCCTGGACTCAGCTACCAGCATGAGCCCTCCCTCGCTTCAGCGCTTCGATGAGTCTCTCGACTATCTGTATTCCACAACAGGAGATGAGAGAGCCTTCCTTGCAGCGCGCGCTTTTTCTCAAGACGCGCAAGATTCTTTCGACGTCGCTCCCAGAAATGGGGGGCCCAGAGCAGTACACCAGGAGATCCAGCGGCAGCTCCAAAAGACCTCGGATGTTGACGAGGTCCGCGTGCAGAGCAGCGATGCGGGTGCGGAGTTCCTTGGAAAGGCTGTCCAGCTTCTTGGTTTCGAGTCCGCCAAGCTCCGCATCCAGCGCACAGCCCGGCAGACGGAGCCTTCCGAGAGAATCTACTTCGGGAACATCCGATTCGACTTCACCCGGCGCGACCGTTCCGTCATCAATCATCTGCTGCTGAGCTACGGGCAGAAGCGATTGCTGGCCTTCTATTATTACCTCGCCTGCAACCCAGCAACGGTCGTGGCCGACGAACTGGTCAACGGCATGCACCACGAGTGGATTGAAGCCTGCATGGAGGAACTTGGAGGCCGCCAATCCTTCCTGACGAGCCAGAACCCCCTCCTGCTCGACTACCTCGGGTTCGAGTCCGCTGACGAAGTCCTCTCGTCCTTCGTGCTGTGTCGCGCGGAGCCCCAGGGAGAGCGCGACCAACTGCGCTGGGAGAACATGACGCCCGAGGACGCACAGGGCTTCTTCGCCGCCTACCAGGTGGGCATCCAGCACGTCAGCGAGATTCTCCGGACCCGGGGGCTGTGGTGA
- a CDS encoding SMI1/KNR4 family protein: protein MPMEALLEEVSRLHFPRPPATHEQIADFEQRVGWRLDSDLRAFYLHCDGADLFDRLDFAFRFYPLAQLHRARVVLRKSDTDAAGPASWYALCEVRDSNFILLDVGQQHEGRYPIRDGYNEAFPHPDYCRQIAGSFSEFLAGALRSKGQWFWLKE, encoded by the coding sequence GTGCCCATGGAAGCGTTGCTAGAGGAGGTGTCGCGACTCCACTTCCCCAGGCCGCCTGCGACTCATGAGCAGATTGCCGACTTCGAGCAGCGAGTGGGGTGGCGCTTGGACTCTGACCTGCGCGCCTTCTACCTTCACTGTGACGGGGCCGACCTCTTCGACCGATTGGACTTCGCCTTCCGCTTCTATCCGCTGGCGCAGCTTCACCGCGCCCGCGTGGTCCTGCGCAAGAGCGACACCGACGCGGCGGGCCCTGCGTCCTGGTATGCGCTGTGCGAGGTGCGGGACAGCAACTTCATCCTCCTCGACGTAGGTCAACAGCACGAGGGCCGATACCCAATCCGTGACGGCTACAACGAGGCGTTCCCGCACCCGGACTACTGCCGCCAGATTGCGGGCTCGTTCTCGGAGTTTCTCGCGGGCGCGCTCCGCTCAAAAGGGCAGTGGTTCTGGCTCAAGGAGTGA
- a CDS encoding M23 family metallopeptidase yields MSLIPARRSAASSPLRLLCLLSSLGVAPLAAASEPELTATVNPPEGKGGGEYVHRELYEHLTESQREEVWANIHRNIRALEAEGRLAPPTTLANASLAWPLRANGIPDPGYHGISNFVDHNPSYTGFIRDFNCGTRSYDTLSGYNHTGIDIYTWPFSWQKMDFNQVQVVAGAPGTIVYRSDGNYDRNCSFNSGNWNAVYVRHADGSIAWYGHLKNGSVTAKAVGSTVVQGEVLGVVGSSGNSTGPHLHLEVYDSTGKLNDPFQGPCNTLNGNSWWLAQRPYYDSAVNKLTTGGAPAVFPTCPTRETPNEKTAFRYGEPVYFTTYYRDQLNTQTSSYRIVRPNGTVFSSWTHASPAAHYSSSYWYWYWSSFAPTGPSGTWRFEVTFNGQTHVKTFTLSP; encoded by the coding sequence ATGTCTCTCATCCCTGCCCGCCGCTCCGCGGCGTCGAGCCCGCTGCGTCTGCTGTGCCTCCTGTCCTCGCTCGGCGTGGCCCCACTGGCCGCCGCCAGCGAGCCAGAGCTCACCGCCACCGTGAACCCGCCGGAGGGCAAGGGCGGAGGGGAGTACGTCCACCGTGAGCTGTACGAGCACCTGACGGAGAGCCAGCGCGAGGAGGTCTGGGCCAACATCCACCGCAACATCCGCGCGCTGGAGGCCGAGGGCCGGCTGGCTCCGCCGACGACGCTGGCCAATGCCTCACTCGCCTGGCCGCTACGTGCCAATGGCATCCCAGACCCGGGCTACCACGGCATCTCCAACTTCGTGGACCACAACCCCAGCTACACGGGCTTCATCCGCGACTTCAACTGCGGCACGCGCTCGTACGACACCTTGAGCGGGTACAACCACACCGGCATCGACATCTACACGTGGCCGTTCTCCTGGCAGAAAATGGACTTCAACCAGGTGCAGGTGGTGGCCGGCGCGCCCGGCACCATCGTGTACCGCTCCGACGGCAACTACGACCGCAACTGCAGCTTCAACAGCGGCAACTGGAATGCCGTCTACGTCCGCCACGCGGATGGCTCCATCGCCTGGTACGGACATCTGAAAAATGGCTCCGTCACGGCCAAGGCCGTGGGTTCCACCGTGGTGCAGGGCGAGGTCCTGGGCGTCGTGGGCAGCTCCGGCAACTCCACCGGGCCGCACCTGCACCTGGAGGTCTACGACTCCACGGGCAAGCTGAATGACCCGTTCCAGGGGCCGTGCAACACCCTGAATGGGAACTCGTGGTGGCTGGCCCAGCGGCCCTACTACGACTCGGCGGTCAACAAGCTGACCACGGGCGGCGCCCCGGCCGTCTTCCCCACGTGCCCCACCCGCGAGACGCCGAACGAGAAGACCGCGTTCCGCTACGGCGAGCCCGTCTACTTCACCACCTACTACCGCGACCAGCTCAACACCCAGACGAGCAGCTACCGCATCGTCCGGCCCAACGGCACCGTCTTCTCCTCGTGGACGCACGCCAGCCCGGCCGCGCACTACTCGTCCTCCTACTGGTACTGGTACTGGAGCAGCTTCGCCCCCACGGGCCCGTCCGGCACCTGGCGCTTCGAGGTGACGTTCAACGGCCAGACGCATGTGAAGACCTTCACGCTGTCGCCGTAG
- a CDS encoding Hsp70 family protein: protein MRACGLDFGTSNTAAALPDGTVLPLQPHTQEPRLFRSVLFFPEDEQEIFAGADAIQRYLEDNTGRFIQSVKSFLHSSSFRATQVKGRTYTIEELVAVLLRRVRDAAGARMGGPPDAVVLGRPAVFTPDPEADALAQQRLLRAAELAGFKQVQFLIEPIAAALAYEAQLTKDELVLVADFGAGTTDLTLMRLGPSRRGNSDRRPDVVGSTGVRIGGDRFDAEIMRHKLLPRFGAGSTYRVRGFSDKRLPIPQHVMAKLLSWHEMSFIREKSTQELMETMLETSDRKAEIEALYDLVMDNLGYRLFRAIEAAKVRLSREDVATVDFDEARIQLHEPITRAEFEAFSKPLLDELEQCTEGLLSRHPEAKDIDAVFLTGGSSQIPAVRQLYVTRFGEARVRTADAFTSVAEGLGRAAAHLGS from the coding sequence ATGCGTGCCTGCGGACTCGACTTCGGAACCAGCAACACCGCCGCGGCGCTGCCCGACGGCACGGTGCTGCCCTTGCAGCCCCACACCCAGGAGCCCCGGCTCTTCCGCTCCGTCCTCTTCTTCCCGGAAGACGAGCAGGAAATCTTCGCGGGCGCCGACGCCATCCAGCGCTACCTCGAGGACAACACCGGACGCTTCATCCAGTCCGTGAAGTCCTTCCTCCACTCCAGCTCCTTCCGCGCCACCCAGGTGAAGGGGCGCACGTACACCATCGAGGAGCTGGTGGCCGTGCTGCTGCGCCGCGTGCGCGACGCGGCCGGCGCCCGGATGGGCGGGCCCCCGGACGCCGTCGTCCTGGGCCGCCCCGCCGTCTTCACCCCGGACCCGGAGGCGGACGCCCTGGCCCAGCAGCGCCTGCTGCGCGCCGCCGAGCTCGCCGGCTTCAAGCAGGTGCAGTTCCTCATCGAGCCCATCGCCGCCGCGCTCGCGTACGAGGCCCAGCTCACGAAGGACGAGCTCGTGCTCGTCGCGGACTTCGGCGCCGGCACCACCGACCTCACCCTCATGCGCCTGGGCCCCTCGCGCCGCGGCAACAGCGACCGGCGACCGGACGTGGTGGGCTCCACCGGCGTGCGCATCGGCGGTGACCGCTTCGACGCGGAAATCATGCGCCACAAGCTGCTGCCCCGCTTCGGCGCCGGCTCCACGTACCGGGTGCGCGGCTTCAGCGACAAGCGGCTGCCCATCCCCCAGCACGTCATGGCCAAGCTGCTGTCCTGGCACGAGATGTCCTTCATCCGCGAGAAGTCCACGCAGGAGCTGATGGAGACGATGCTTGAGACGAGCGACCGCAAGGCCGAAATCGAGGCCCTCTACGACCTCGTCATGGACAACCTGGGCTACCGCCTCTTCCGCGCCATCGAAGCGGCCAAGGTGCGCCTGTCCCGCGAGGACGTGGCCACGGTGGACTTCGACGAGGCGCGCATCCAGCTCCACGAGCCCATCACCCGCGCCGAGTTCGAGGCCTTCAGCAAGCCGCTGCTGGACGAGCTGGAACAGTGCACCGAGGGCCTGCTCTCCCGCCACCCCGAGGCGAAGGACATCGACGCGGTGTTCCTCACCGGCGGCTCGTCGCAGATTCCCGCGGTACGCCAGCTCTACGTGACGCGCTTCGGCGAGGCGCGCGTGCGCACGGCGGATGCCTTCACCTCCGTGGCCGAGGGCCTCGGGCGTGCGGCTGCCCACCTGGGCTCCTGA